One segment of Octopus sinensis linkage group LG27, ASM634580v1, whole genome shotgun sequence DNA contains the following:
- the LOC115225502 gene encoding uncharacterized protein LOC115225502 isoform X8, producing the protein MLAQDSVKLDIGNHKKITPLLEAVSRAHLRIIRKLIIQGANINAVDNDGNNCLHLSIIKKEMFHSEVEPIPILDECCKELQLDMDRRLSGIVVLSYLASQGASLYHRNKKKKVTPLDCIENQHLKEKLQTFLQSLCWFCQEKKATVTLHPCQHTVICQNCCSQMTFKQCPICRQHILQKSGFVCPKFEEKAVQTVAESVVCPKCEEKAVKTVVESVESLNLEENRSHSTSKKVAVKQQQVETPKLEEKCLQDVAKLLGVDWQQVGRNLGIRNIKLGNIRHDYPFNTEEQGFQMLHTWYTSCDPERRTLKTLRKALEEAECFEALQCLPSEEK; encoded by the exons ATGCTGGCCCAG GATTCAGTGAAACTGGATATTGGGAATCATAAGAAAATAACACCATTGCTGGAAGCCGTCTCCAGGGCCCACCTCAGAATTATCCGTAAACTTATTATACAGGGTGCAAATATTAATGCTGTCGACAATGATGGCAATAATTGTTTGCACCTCTCCATAATAAAGAAAGAGATGTTCCATTCTGAGGTGGAACCCATTCCCATTTTAGATGAg TGCTGCAAAGAGCTCCAACTGGACATGGATAGGAGGCTCTCTGGAATAGTAGTTTTGAGTTACCTTGCCAGCCAAGGAGCCAGCTTATACCATcgtaataagaagaagaaagtgacCCCATTGGACTGCATAGAAAATcaacatttgaaagaaaaattacaaacatTTTTACAATCACT GTGTTGGTTTTGTCAAGAGAAAAAGGCTACTGTCACACTCCATCCATGTCAACATACCGTTATTTGTCAGAATTGCTGTTCTCAAATGACATTTAAGCAATGCCCCATATGTCGACAACACATACTCCagaaaagtggatttg TgtgtccaaagtttgaagagaAAGCAGTCCAGACGGTTGCAGAGTctgttg TGTGTCCAAAGTGTGAAGAAAAAGCAGTCAAGACGGTTGTAGAGTctgttg agagtTTAAATTTGGAGGAAAACCGCTCCCATAGCACATCGAAGAAGGTGGCAGTTAAGCAACAGCaagttg aaactCCAAAGTTAGAGGAGAAGTGTCTCCAAGATGTTGCAAAACTGTTAGGAGTCGACTGGCAGCaagttg GCAGGAATTTAGGAATCAGAAATATCAAACTGGGGAATATCAGGCATGACTATCCTTTTAACACTGAAGAGCAGGGCTTCCAGATGCTGCACACATGGTACACAAGTTGTGATCCAGAGAGACGAACACTCAAAACACTCAGAAAAGCTCTTGAGGAAGCTGAATGCTTTGAGGCACTTCAATGTCTACCATCAGAAGAAAAGTGA
- the LOC115225502 gene encoding uncharacterized protein LOC115225502 isoform X16, giving the protein MLAQDSVKLDIGNHKKITPLLEAVSRAHLRIIRKLIIQGANINAVDNDGNNCLHLSIIKKEMFHSEVEPIPILDECCKELQLDMDRRLSGIVVLSYLASQGASLYHRNKKKKVTPLDCIENQHLKEKLQTFLQSLCWFCQEKKATVTLHPCQHTVICQNCCSQMTFKQCPICRQHILQKSGFVCPKCEEKAVKTVVESVESLNLEENRSHSTSKKVAVKQQQVETPKLEEKCLQDVAKLLGVDWQQVGRNLGIRNIKLGNIRHDYPFNTEEQGFQMLHTWYTSCDPERRTLKTLRKALEEAECFEALQCLPSEEK; this is encoded by the exons ATGCTGGCCCAG GATTCAGTGAAACTGGATATTGGGAATCATAAGAAAATAACACCATTGCTGGAAGCCGTCTCCAGGGCCCACCTCAGAATTATCCGTAAACTTATTATACAGGGTGCAAATATTAATGCTGTCGACAATGATGGCAATAATTGTTTGCACCTCTCCATAATAAAGAAAGAGATGTTCCATTCTGAGGTGGAACCCATTCCCATTTTAGATGAg TGCTGCAAAGAGCTCCAACTGGACATGGATAGGAGGCTCTCTGGAATAGTAGTTTTGAGTTACCTTGCCAGCCAAGGAGCCAGCTTATACCATcgtaataagaagaagaaagtgacCCCATTGGACTGCATAGAAAATcaacatttgaaagaaaaattacaaacatTTTTACAATCACT GTGTTGGTTTTGTCAAGAGAAAAAGGCTACTGTCACACTCCATCCATGTCAACATACCGTTATTTGTCAGAATTGCTGTTCTCAAATGACATTTAAGCAATGCCCCATATGTCGACAACACATACTCCagaaaagtggatttg TGTGTCCAAAGTGTGAAGAAAAAGCAGTCAAGACGGTTGTAGAGTctgttg agagtTTAAATTTGGAGGAAAACCGCTCCCATAGCACATCGAAGAAGGTGGCAGTTAAGCAACAGCaagttg aaactCCAAAGTTAGAGGAGAAGTGTCTCCAAGATGTTGCAAAACTGTTAGGAGTCGACTGGCAGCaagttg GCAGGAATTTAGGAATCAGAAATATCAAACTGGGGAATATCAGGCATGACTATCCTTTTAACACTGAAGAGCAGGGCTTCCAGATGCTGCACACATGGTACACAAGTTGTGATCCAGAGAGACGAACACTCAAAACACTCAGAAAAGCTCTTGAGGAAGCTGAATGCTTTGAGGCACTTCAATGTCTACCATCAGAAGAAAAGTGA
- the LOC115225502 gene encoding uncharacterized protein LOC115225502 isoform X17, whose protein sequence is MLAQDSVKLDIGNHKKITPLLEAVSRAHLRIIRKLIIQGANINAVDNDGNNCLHLSIIKKEMFHSEVEPIPILDECCKELQLDMDRRLSGIVVLSYLASQGASLYHRNKKKKVTPLDCIENQHLKEKLQTFLQSLCWFCQEKKATVTLHPCQHTVICQNCCSQMTFKQCPICRQHILQKSGFVCPKFEEKAVQTVAESVESLNLEENRSHSTSKKVAVKQQQVETPKLEEKCLQDVAKLLGVDWQQVGRNLGIRNIKLGNIRHDYPFNTEEQGFQMLHTWYTSCDPERRTLKTLRKALEEAECFEALQCLPSEEK, encoded by the exons ATGCTGGCCCAG GATTCAGTGAAACTGGATATTGGGAATCATAAGAAAATAACACCATTGCTGGAAGCCGTCTCCAGGGCCCACCTCAGAATTATCCGTAAACTTATTATACAGGGTGCAAATATTAATGCTGTCGACAATGATGGCAATAATTGTTTGCACCTCTCCATAATAAAGAAAGAGATGTTCCATTCTGAGGTGGAACCCATTCCCATTTTAGATGAg TGCTGCAAAGAGCTCCAACTGGACATGGATAGGAGGCTCTCTGGAATAGTAGTTTTGAGTTACCTTGCCAGCCAAGGAGCCAGCTTATACCATcgtaataagaagaagaaagtgacCCCATTGGACTGCATAGAAAATcaacatttgaaagaaaaattacaaacatTTTTACAATCACT GTGTTGGTTTTGTCAAGAGAAAAAGGCTACTGTCACACTCCATCCATGTCAACATACCGTTATTTGTCAGAATTGCTGTTCTCAAATGACATTTAAGCAATGCCCCATATGTCGACAACACATACTCCagaaaagtggatttg TgtgtccaaagtttgaagagaAAGCAGTCCAGACGGTTGCAGAGTctgttg agagtTTAAATTTGGAGGAAAACCGCTCCCATAGCACATCGAAGAAGGTGGCAGTTAAGCAACAGCaagttg aaactCCAAAGTTAGAGGAGAAGTGTCTCCAAGATGTTGCAAAACTGTTAGGAGTCGACTGGCAGCaagttg GCAGGAATTTAGGAATCAGAAATATCAAACTGGGGAATATCAGGCATGACTATCCTTTTAACACTGAAGAGCAGGGCTTCCAGATGCTGCACACATGGTACACAAGTTGTGATCCAGAGAGACGAACACTCAAAACACTCAGAAAAGCTCTTGAGGAAGCTGAATGCTTTGAGGCACTTCAATGTCTACCATCAGAAGAAAAGTGA
- the LOC115225502 gene encoding uncharacterized protein LOC115225502 isoform X10 translates to MLAQDSVKLDIGNHKKITPLLEAVSRAHLRIIRKLIIQGANINAVDNDGNNCLHLSIIKKEMFHSEVEPIPILDECCKELQLDMDRRLSGIVVLSYLASQGASLYHRNKKKKVTPLDCIENQHLKEKLQTFLQSLCWFCQEKKATVTLHPCQHTVICQNCCSQMTFKQCPICRQHILQKSGFVCPKFEEKAVQTVAESVVCPRCREKAVKTVVESFESLNLEENRSHSTSKKVAVKQQQVETPKLEEKCLQDVAKLLGVDWQQVGRNLGIRNIKLGNIRHDYPFNTEEQGFQMLHTWYTSCDPERRTLKTLRKALEEAECFEALQCLPSEEK, encoded by the exons ATGCTGGCCCAG GATTCAGTGAAACTGGATATTGGGAATCATAAGAAAATAACACCATTGCTGGAAGCCGTCTCCAGGGCCCACCTCAGAATTATCCGTAAACTTATTATACAGGGTGCAAATATTAATGCTGTCGACAATGATGGCAATAATTGTTTGCACCTCTCCATAATAAAGAAAGAGATGTTCCATTCTGAGGTGGAACCCATTCCCATTTTAGATGAg TGCTGCAAAGAGCTCCAACTGGACATGGATAGGAGGCTCTCTGGAATAGTAGTTTTGAGTTACCTTGCCAGCCAAGGAGCCAGCTTATACCATcgtaataagaagaagaaagtgacCCCATTGGACTGCATAGAAAATcaacatttgaaagaaaaattacaaacatTTTTACAATCACT GTGTTGGTTTTGTCAAGAGAAAAAGGCTACTGTCACACTCCATCCATGTCAACATACCGTTATTTGTCAGAATTGCTGTTCTCAAATGACATTTAAGCAATGCCCCATATGTCGACAACACATACTCCagaaaagtggatttg TgtgtccaaagtttgaagagaAAGCAGTCCAGACGGTTGCAGAGTctgttg TGTGTCCAAGGTGTAGAGAAAAAGCAGTCAAGACGGTTGTAGAATCttttg agagtTTAAATTTGGAGGAAAACCGCTCCCATAGCACATCGAAGAAGGTGGCAGTTAAGCAACAGCaagttg aaactCCAAAGTTAGAGGAGAAGTGTCTCCAAGATGTTGCAAAACTGTTAGGAGTCGACTGGCAGCaagttg GCAGGAATTTAGGAATCAGAAATATCAAACTGGGGAATATCAGGCATGACTATCCTTTTAACACTGAAGAGCAGGGCTTCCAGATGCTGCACACATGGTACACAAGTTGTGATCCAGAGAGACGAACACTCAAAACACTCAGAAAAGCTCTTGAGGAAGCTGAATGCTTTGAGGCACTTCAATGTCTACCATCAGAAGAAAAGTGA
- the LOC115225502 gene encoding uncharacterized protein LOC115225502 isoform X3, giving the protein MLAQDSVKLDIGNHKKITPLLEAVSRAHLRIIRKLIIQGANINAVDNDGNNCLHLSIIKKEMFHSEVEPIPILDECCKELQLDMDRRLSGIVVLSYLASQGASLYHRNKKKKVTPLDCIENQHLKEKLQTFLQSLCWFCQEKKATVTLHPCQHTVICQNCCSQMTFKQCPICRQHILQKSGFVCPKFEEKAVQTVAESVVCPRCREKAVKTVVESFVCPRCREKAVKTVVESFESLNLEENRSHSTSKKVAVKQQQVETPKLEEKCLQDVAKLLGVDWQQVGRNLGIRNIKLGNIRHDYPFNTEEQGFQMLHTWYTSCDPERRTLKTLRKALEEAECFEALQCLPSEEK; this is encoded by the exons ATGCTGGCCCAG GATTCAGTGAAACTGGATATTGGGAATCATAAGAAAATAACACCATTGCTGGAAGCCGTCTCCAGGGCCCACCTCAGAATTATCCGTAAACTTATTATACAGGGTGCAAATATTAATGCTGTCGACAATGATGGCAATAATTGTTTGCACCTCTCCATAATAAAGAAAGAGATGTTCCATTCTGAGGTGGAACCCATTCCCATTTTAGATGAg TGCTGCAAAGAGCTCCAACTGGACATGGATAGGAGGCTCTCTGGAATAGTAGTTTTGAGTTACCTTGCCAGCCAAGGAGCCAGCTTATACCATcgtaataagaagaagaaagtgacCCCATTGGACTGCATAGAAAATcaacatttgaaagaaaaattacaaacatTTTTACAATCACT GTGTTGGTTTTGTCAAGAGAAAAAGGCTACTGTCACACTCCATCCATGTCAACATACCGTTATTTGTCAGAATTGCTGTTCTCAAATGACATTTAAGCAATGCCCCATATGTCGACAACACATACTCCagaaaagtggatttg TgtgtccaaagtttgaagagaAAGCAGTCCAGACGGTTGCAGAGTctgttg TGTGTCCAAGGTGTAGAGAAAAAGCAGTCAAGACGGTTGTAGAATCttttg TGTGTCCAAGGTGTAGAGAAAAAGCAGTCAAGACGGTTGTAGAATCttttg agagtTTAAATTTGGAGGAAAACCGCTCCCATAGCACATCGAAGAAGGTGGCAGTTAAGCAACAGCaagttg aaactCCAAAGTTAGAGGAGAAGTGTCTCCAAGATGTTGCAAAACTGTTAGGAGTCGACTGGCAGCaagttg GCAGGAATTTAGGAATCAGAAATATCAAACTGGGGAATATCAGGCATGACTATCCTTTTAACACTGAAGAGCAGGGCTTCCAGATGCTGCACACATGGTACACAAGTTGTGATCCAGAGAGACGAACACTCAAAACACTCAGAAAAGCTCTTGAGGAAGCTGAATGCTTTGAGGCACTTCAATGTCTACCATCAGAAGAAAAGTGA
- the LOC115225502 gene encoding uncharacterized protein LOC115225502 isoform X4 codes for MLAQDSVKLDIGNHKKITPLLEAVSRAHLRIIRKLIIQGANINAVDNDGNNCLHLSIIKKEMFHSEVEPIPILDECCKELQLDMDRRLSGIVVLSYLASQGASLYHRNKKKKVTPLDCIENQHLKEKLQTFLQSLCWFCQEKKATVTLHPCQHTVICQNCCSQMTFKQCPICRQHILQKSGFVCPKFEEKAVQTVAESVVCPRCREKAVKTVVESFVCPKCEEKAVKTVVESVESLNLEENRSHSTSKKVAVKQQQVETPKLEEKCLQDVAKLLGVDWQQVGRNLGIRNIKLGNIRHDYPFNTEEQGFQMLHTWYTSCDPERRTLKTLRKALEEAECFEALQCLPSEEK; via the exons ATGCTGGCCCAG GATTCAGTGAAACTGGATATTGGGAATCATAAGAAAATAACACCATTGCTGGAAGCCGTCTCCAGGGCCCACCTCAGAATTATCCGTAAACTTATTATACAGGGTGCAAATATTAATGCTGTCGACAATGATGGCAATAATTGTTTGCACCTCTCCATAATAAAGAAAGAGATGTTCCATTCTGAGGTGGAACCCATTCCCATTTTAGATGAg TGCTGCAAAGAGCTCCAACTGGACATGGATAGGAGGCTCTCTGGAATAGTAGTTTTGAGTTACCTTGCCAGCCAAGGAGCCAGCTTATACCATcgtaataagaagaagaaagtgacCCCATTGGACTGCATAGAAAATcaacatttgaaagaaaaattacaaacatTTTTACAATCACT GTGTTGGTTTTGTCAAGAGAAAAAGGCTACTGTCACACTCCATCCATGTCAACATACCGTTATTTGTCAGAATTGCTGTTCTCAAATGACATTTAAGCAATGCCCCATATGTCGACAACACATACTCCagaaaagtggatttg TgtgtccaaagtttgaagagaAAGCAGTCCAGACGGTTGCAGAGTctgttg TGTGTCCAAGGTGTAGAGAAAAAGCAGTCAAGACGGTTGTAGAATCttttg TGTGTCCAAAGTGTGAAGAAAAAGCAGTCAAGACGGTTGTAGAGTctgttg agagtTTAAATTTGGAGGAAAACCGCTCCCATAGCACATCGAAGAAGGTGGCAGTTAAGCAACAGCaagttg aaactCCAAAGTTAGAGGAGAAGTGTCTCCAAGATGTTGCAAAACTGTTAGGAGTCGACTGGCAGCaagttg GCAGGAATTTAGGAATCAGAAATATCAAACTGGGGAATATCAGGCATGACTATCCTTTTAACACTGAAGAGCAGGGCTTCCAGATGCTGCACACATGGTACACAAGTTGTGATCCAGAGAGACGAACACTCAAAACACTCAGAAAAGCTCTTGAGGAAGCTGAATGCTTTGAGGCACTTCAATGTCTACCATCAGAAGAAAAGTGA
- the LOC115225502 gene encoding uncharacterized protein LOC115225502 isoform X13: MLAQDSVKLDIGNHKKITPLLEAVSRAHLRIIRKLIIQGANINAVDNDGNNCLHLSIIKKEMFHSEVEPIPILDECCKELQLDMDRRLSGIVVLSYLASQGASLYHRNKKKKVTPLDCIENQHLKEKLQTFLQSLCWFCQEKKATVTLHPCQHTVICQNCCSQMTFKQCPICRQHILQKSGFVCPKFEEKAVQTVAESVVCPRCREKAVKTVVESFVCPRCREKAVKTVVESFETPKLEEKCLQDVAKLLGVDWQQVGRNLGIRNIKLGNIRHDYPFNTEEQGFQMLHTWYTSCDPERRTLKTLRKALEEAECFEALQCLPSEEK; the protein is encoded by the exons ATGCTGGCCCAG GATTCAGTGAAACTGGATATTGGGAATCATAAGAAAATAACACCATTGCTGGAAGCCGTCTCCAGGGCCCACCTCAGAATTATCCGTAAACTTATTATACAGGGTGCAAATATTAATGCTGTCGACAATGATGGCAATAATTGTTTGCACCTCTCCATAATAAAGAAAGAGATGTTCCATTCTGAGGTGGAACCCATTCCCATTTTAGATGAg TGCTGCAAAGAGCTCCAACTGGACATGGATAGGAGGCTCTCTGGAATAGTAGTTTTGAGTTACCTTGCCAGCCAAGGAGCCAGCTTATACCATcgtaataagaagaagaaagtgacCCCATTGGACTGCATAGAAAATcaacatttgaaagaaaaattacaaacatTTTTACAATCACT GTGTTGGTTTTGTCAAGAGAAAAAGGCTACTGTCACACTCCATCCATGTCAACATACCGTTATTTGTCAGAATTGCTGTTCTCAAATGACATTTAAGCAATGCCCCATATGTCGACAACACATACTCCagaaaagtggatttg TgtgtccaaagtttgaagagaAAGCAGTCCAGACGGTTGCAGAGTctgttg TGTGTCCAAGGTGTAGAGAAAAAGCAGTCAAGACGGTTGTAGAATCttttg TGTGTCCAAGGTGTAGAGAAAAAGCAGTCAAGACGGTTGTAGAATCttttg aaactCCAAAGTTAGAGGAGAAGTGTCTCCAAGATGTTGCAAAACTGTTAGGAGTCGACTGGCAGCaagttg GCAGGAATTTAGGAATCAGAAATATCAAACTGGGGAATATCAGGCATGACTATCCTTTTAACACTGAAGAGCAGGGCTTCCAGATGCTGCACACATGGTACACAAGTTGTGATCCAGAGAGACGAACACTCAAAACACTCAGAAAAGCTCTTGAGGAAGCTGAATGCTTTGAGGCACTTCAATGTCTACCATCAGAAGAAAAGTGA
- the LOC115225502 gene encoding uncharacterized protein LOC115225502 isoform X2: MLAQDSVKLDIGNHKKITPLLEAVSRAHLRIIRKLIIQGANINAVDNDGNNCLHLSIIKKEMFHSEVEPIPILDECCKELQLDMDRRLSGIVVLSYLASQGASLYHRNKKKKVTPLDCIENQHLKEKLQTFLQSLCWFCQEKKATVTLHPCQHTVICQNCCSQMTFKQCPICRQHILQKSGFVCPKFEEKAVQTVAESVVCPRCREKAVKTVVESFVCPRCREKAVKTVVESFVCPKCEEKAVKTVVESVESLNLEENRSHSTSKKVAVKQQQVETPKLEEKCLQDVAKLLGVDWQQVGRNLGIRNIKLGNIRHDYPFNTEEQGFQMLHTWYTSCDPERRTLKTLRKALEEAECFEALQCLPSEEK; this comes from the exons ATGCTGGCCCAG GATTCAGTGAAACTGGATATTGGGAATCATAAGAAAATAACACCATTGCTGGAAGCCGTCTCCAGGGCCCACCTCAGAATTATCCGTAAACTTATTATACAGGGTGCAAATATTAATGCTGTCGACAATGATGGCAATAATTGTTTGCACCTCTCCATAATAAAGAAAGAGATGTTCCATTCTGAGGTGGAACCCATTCCCATTTTAGATGAg TGCTGCAAAGAGCTCCAACTGGACATGGATAGGAGGCTCTCTGGAATAGTAGTTTTGAGTTACCTTGCCAGCCAAGGAGCCAGCTTATACCATcgtaataagaagaagaaagtgacCCCATTGGACTGCATAGAAAATcaacatttgaaagaaaaattacaaacatTTTTACAATCACT GTGTTGGTTTTGTCAAGAGAAAAAGGCTACTGTCACACTCCATCCATGTCAACATACCGTTATTTGTCAGAATTGCTGTTCTCAAATGACATTTAAGCAATGCCCCATATGTCGACAACACATACTCCagaaaagtggatttg TgtgtccaaagtttgaagagaAAGCAGTCCAGACGGTTGCAGAGTctgttg TGTGTCCAAGGTGTAGAGAAAAAGCAGTCAAGACGGTTGTAGAATCttttg TGTGTCCAAGGTGTAGAGAAAAAGCAGTCAAGACGGTTGTAGAATCttttg TGTGTCCAAAGTGTGAAGAAAAAGCAGTCAAGACGGTTGTAGAGTctgttg agagtTTAAATTTGGAGGAAAACCGCTCCCATAGCACATCGAAGAAGGTGGCAGTTAAGCAACAGCaagttg aaactCCAAAGTTAGAGGAGAAGTGTCTCCAAGATGTTGCAAAACTGTTAGGAGTCGACTGGCAGCaagttg GCAGGAATTTAGGAATCAGAAATATCAAACTGGGGAATATCAGGCATGACTATCCTTTTAACACTGAAGAGCAGGGCTTCCAGATGCTGCACACATGGTACACAAGTTGTGATCCAGAGAGACGAACACTCAAAACACTCAGAAAAGCTCTTGAGGAAGCTGAATGCTTTGAGGCACTTCAATGTCTACCATCAGAAGAAAAGTGA
- the LOC115225502 gene encoding uncharacterized protein LOC115225502 isoform X6 gives MLAQDSVKLDIGNHKKITPLLEAVSRAHLRIIRKLIIQGANINAVDNDGNNCLHLSIIKKEMFHSEVEPIPILDECCKELQLDMDRRLSGIVVLSYLASQGASLYHRNKKKKVTPLDCIENQHLKEKLQTFLQSLCWFCQEKKATVTLHPCQHTVICQNCCSQMTFKQCPICRQHILQKSGFVCPKFEEKAVQTVAESVVCPRCREKAVKTVVESFVCPRCREKAVKTVVESFVCPKCEEKAVKTVVESVETPKLEEKCLQDVAKLLGVDWQQVGRNLGIRNIKLGNIRHDYPFNTEEQGFQMLHTWYTSCDPERRTLKTLRKALEEAECFEALQCLPSEEK, from the exons ATGCTGGCCCAG GATTCAGTGAAACTGGATATTGGGAATCATAAGAAAATAACACCATTGCTGGAAGCCGTCTCCAGGGCCCACCTCAGAATTATCCGTAAACTTATTATACAGGGTGCAAATATTAATGCTGTCGACAATGATGGCAATAATTGTTTGCACCTCTCCATAATAAAGAAAGAGATGTTCCATTCTGAGGTGGAACCCATTCCCATTTTAGATGAg TGCTGCAAAGAGCTCCAACTGGACATGGATAGGAGGCTCTCTGGAATAGTAGTTTTGAGTTACCTTGCCAGCCAAGGAGCCAGCTTATACCATcgtaataagaagaagaaagtgacCCCATTGGACTGCATAGAAAATcaacatttgaaagaaaaattacaaacatTTTTACAATCACT GTGTTGGTTTTGTCAAGAGAAAAAGGCTACTGTCACACTCCATCCATGTCAACATACCGTTATTTGTCAGAATTGCTGTTCTCAAATGACATTTAAGCAATGCCCCATATGTCGACAACACATACTCCagaaaagtggatttg TgtgtccaaagtttgaagagaAAGCAGTCCAGACGGTTGCAGAGTctgttg TGTGTCCAAGGTGTAGAGAAAAAGCAGTCAAGACGGTTGTAGAATCttttg TGTGTCCAAGGTGTAGAGAAAAAGCAGTCAAGACGGTTGTAGAATCttttg TGTGTCCAAAGTGTGAAGAAAAAGCAGTCAAGACGGTTGTAGAGTctgttg aaactCCAAAGTTAGAGGAGAAGTGTCTCCAAGATGTTGCAAAACTGTTAGGAGTCGACTGGCAGCaagttg GCAGGAATTTAGGAATCAGAAATATCAAACTGGGGAATATCAGGCATGACTATCCTTTTAACACTGAAGAGCAGGGCTTCCAGATGCTGCACACATGGTACACAAGTTGTGATCCAGAGAGACGAACACTCAAAACACTCAGAAAAGCTCTTGAGGAAGCTGAATGCTTTGAGGCACTTCAATGTCTACCATCAGAAGAAAAGTGA